The window agctgtggattgctcagagaAGCAGGTCTGGGGCCGTGTGGGACAGAggactgtgggctgtgtgggACAGGGAGaacgtgacaggtgaggagtgacttctgaggggcttccaccaaccaggctactgcacttgcagctGTATGAGGGGGCTAcgaccaagtggtttggaggagggagagtggaggACCTTTCAGGGCCAAGCCAaaacacctgcccacatgggagacctaggcttGTTGGTATCAACTACCATCTACTGGCACACACGAAAGCCATGGATGGGAGGTCTACAtggcagggctcaaccacagtatgcaccagtgagtgttggggcaggggtggaAAATGTCAGActaggccatgacattaaccagcacgcaagagaaccaggcctgggggcagattctgtggaggatatgtaggatcacccctgtgggactgccatgtcagctggtttgcttgagggctgggagtggtgatgggctgaggtaTGACCATGGatctcaccaacactcatgggtaatGAGGTTGGAAACAGGCTGGACTAGTCCAGGCTGTAccacccacaggtgcacccaagagtTGGGTGTGGgataggctggactgcaacatccagcagcatatgagatctgggtctgggtggGAGAATTTGGGAACTCCCCTTATGGGCTGtcgctcccactggtgagcacctGAGCCAGCTGGGTATTGGTCAGGCTGGgaagggctgcttcacttgttggcaggtgtgtgggttagCTCTATAGGGGGAAGACTAGGCAGGGCAAGGCTAAACCATAGCATACCAGCATACACAGGAGTCAGGATGGGGTGCGGGCCATGCTGGGGTAGGCTAGGTCATCACACCTagtggtttgcatgaaagctagagatgggggcaggctgggcagggttaggctgcagcacccatcagcaagagctgggactaggagcGGGCCAGGTTAAGCAAGGCTGCAATATCCAatgcaaaggccaagctgggtgataGGTTATGCTGGGATGGGTCAGAGCAaataccagcatgtgcaagatctgtggctgggagtgggtttggtcagggagctaaggggatgccccagctgggctgcagttcccactagtgtgTGCGAGAGCTGAAATGGGGATGGTGAACaggactggacatggctgcagcatcccttggcacgggagtggactaggtctggggtaTACCAGATTGGGCAAGACTCCAACAAGACTTCTGCTACTGCTCGCAGGAGTCAGGGTGGGTGTGGAACGGGCTGGGCTATGTATCTGTACCCACTAAATCACATGAGAGttgggtctaggagtgggccaggcagCTGGTGTgggtgagggccaagtgtgtggtggacagggttgggctgggttgaATCATACACtgttttgcatatgagatgggatTGGAGCTAGAACTGCCTAGGCGACTATAACCACCAGTGCGTGTGTAgattgatgtgggtgacagactgaaccggaccccacactggctggcacacataacAATCAGGTCTGGGGTTGCCTCggaagaagtttctttggggacttcccaaatggaccactggactcagaactccaaccacagggaaaattgcaggatctgtggtctgactgtggagtgcaccTGTCAgtactgggtctcctcagttgttgaagcctatgcagtggacagcatgcccagatgcacacgggggacaggacgaccagttcattgaggcctgcagaggatggctAGTACCAcggagggcaaaacaaattggacagctttcccaggcaagctttgacagcaagtgtctgagcaaggggagactctaaggtggactgtgtcagccaatggaccttggaagtgttccctcaaccttggagcaatgaaatcaacagcatctcagaactatcaaaaccacttaagcagtacccttggaaaatgctccacattagggaccCCGGGATGACACCGAAGGGCCATCCCCCATCCGCGGGTACTGatgcagctgggctgctgggagtggccccctccccttctttctgcaaattcccccagggacaggaagcaaaaaAGAGATAGGAAACAatcatctcatccactttctcccatttctcAACCCTTCCCGCCCTAATCCGTGCTCCACATGGGcgtgcatccttcttaactatgtaaatgttatcaaaataaaataaattttaaaaaaccactaaaaaaaaaacGCAAATGGTGGAAGCTGCATACTAAATGAGATAGAAGCAATACTGCACTGGCTCCCTTCAGATGAGGAGCAGGATTCTCCCTACACTTGGGACACTGTCACAGCACTGCTGCCAACCCACTGCCATTAGCCAGTTGTGGTTCATGACTGTGTTTATTCTAGCACACACTATACAGCCACATCTCAGCGGGATTACTTAAGGCTTAGTAAAGAAGTGGGGGGTGAGATCTCAAGCTTCATCTAGAGCAGATGAAGCCTCGAGTGGTCCAGGTAGGGAGAGGTCGCAGCAGAAGGCTGTCCAAATAGCCAGTAAGAATGGGTGTGATGTAGGGGAAGGAAGTATGATGGGAAAACGCCGGGACACACCCAGGCAAGTGAGAATTGGcacatttgggggggggggggttggggagtaGAGCTGGCACGGACTTGAAGCCTGAGAGGAAAGTGACACTTCCAGTGATGGGAGGATGCTGGTAGGGTGGGCGCTGACTCTAGGCACAGAGGCCAGGTCGAGGAAGGGAAGGCAGACCTTGGATGAGGGCTGATCATAAGGTGTTGATTCAAGCAGGTGTCAGCTGGGGCAGGACAACCCCAACCAAATACTGacgggggtgtggggtgtggggagcaCAGGGTGAAGCAAGCCCCAAGCCCAGCTGGCTCTGTCCTCAGGCCAGCCTGCACGTGTGGCCAGGGTCCAGATCCCTCCAAGAGGATTCAAAGGGCCAAAGCCCTGGACATGGGCCTGTCACATTCAACATTGGCTCCACTGAGCTGGCTGAGCACCAGTGATCTGAGATCTCCTGGGGCTGTGGGGCCACTGTCCAGGCAGGTCCCATGTGGCCAGGGGTGGCACCTTTGGGTACGTAAGCATGCATGTTGCAGAATCTGATGGCAAGGGACAGCTGAAGGAGTTGGGGGCAGGAGACCTCAAGTACCATCCTGGCAGCCCACCGAGAGGGTCAGTCCTCGCAACTGACTCACTGATGCATGTCCTGCGGCCCACGGTAACAAAGCAAAATTCATGTGTAGATGAAGCAGCCGTGCCCTGCCGCGCTCCCCCCACTCCGCCCTGGccttcacacaccaccaccactgccacctccaGCAGCTGCCGCAGGGAGGCCAGCAGGCGAGAGGGCAGCTCACTCACTTCTGCTGGTCCTTCATGGTCTCGATGATGCTCCTCAACTCGCGGACCTGGGTCCTCAGCTCCTCCACGGCTGCCTGGCTGCTGGCCACAGGCTCCATCTTTGGTTTTCCTTCCATGCCAAACAGCGATGGGGAGTTGGCTCTGTGTCCAGCCGTTCCCAAAGAGGACGACAGAGCAGAGGGTGCTGCAGCCGAGGACAGAGGGACTGGccctccaccacctgctgccatggTCCCTggcttgggtggcagggatgctttGTTGTCAGACACCTGTGATGATGGAAGGCAGGGAGGACTCAGAGCCAGGGCCACTGAGCCAGGCCTCCCTGTCCTAGTTAGCCACACCCCGCCCCAGCAGCCCTGTCTCCCCACTGTACACACTCCACTTGCTCACTCCTTCATCCGTAGCTCACCAGGGACCCACTTGGTGCCTCCTTCTTCAAGTTTTAAATGTGACCTTCCTTTGGGACAGTTTCTAACTGGCTGCAGGAACACCTAGAGATGGCCACCTGCTTGAAGTGAGCAAGACACTGTCCTGGCCCTCAGGGAGCTCAGAGCCCAGTGAGgcgacagacagacagacagccagcaCACCGCAGAGGACAGGAAGACTGGCCAAGACAGGGATGCAGGGAGAGCCCCGGAAGTACATCGGAAGGGCCCACTGGGCGGTAGGGCAGGCCGTGGGAAGCAGGAGTTGACAGTCCCGCCCTGGAGGCCgggaaacagggctgcaggaGGCGCTAGCCTTGGCAAATGCCTGGAGCCCCACAGCCAGCATTCAGTAGGCCTGCAGGGTCAGAGGCGACAgcagtggggtggggaaggagaggccagctggggaggtggAAGGCTGAGACAGACCACATGCCACGTACACAGTCACTCTGGCCACAGAAGGACCTGAGGGTTGGCAGGTCTGGCTTGACAAAAAGCTCCCTGCAGAGTCCCACACAACAGAAGCTTGAAATGGAGAGGGTTGGACCCAGACGGTGGCCAAGATGGTCAACTGAACACAGCTCTGAGAAGCGACAGAGGCAGGCACATCCAACAAAGGGTGTGGGGTGTGGCTTGCTCCTGGTGCTGGGGTGGGGAATGGGCACGGCAGAGGAGGGTCCCTGCCCTGGTGGAGCAGATACCTCAGGACCAGAGCGATGTGTATGGTTCCAGAAAGGCTATACGGGGCGAAGGAAGCAGTCCAGTTGCAGGGCCAGTGTGGAAGCAGATGAACTGGCAGCCCATGTGGCCAGAGTGAGCATGTGCAGGAGCATATGACTTCAGTTCTAGATACCTTGAATTTTAGAGCCCAAAGAGTGCAGAGGGGATGTGCTTCATGGGCAGGACCAGCATTGCAAAGACTGAGTTGGGTCAGAGGAAGTAGCAGCCATGGGGTGGATAAGACGGAAGGAAAGGAGGTCCCAAGGGTGGAGCCTGGGCAAGTCCAAAgttggagggaggagagaagagagcaggAGCATTTGGTgacaggaagagtgacagagaagactGAGGTAAGACCAGCAGAGAGGCATGAATTATCCAAGTCCCCTGCAGAAGGTTCCAGAAAGATAAATACAGTTGGATAAGAGGGCTAACAGTACTGAGAAGAAAACTGGGGGTGGGATGGGAATTTGTTGGCACATGGAAGATGGGACCCTGATTGTGGTAGATCAGTTGTCCAAACCAGAGCAGCATGGCACAGCCTGTAAGCTGAGGATGTATTTGTCATAGACGACGGAAGGGAACCAGTGGAAAGAGTTCATGCAGAAGCCCCAAGGGCAGAGAAGAGCAAAGAAGGAGAGTGCTTGCTTTCAGTGACGGCTGCCATCTGGAGCAGACAGGTAGAGGCAGCCTGATGGGGTGAGGCTGGGCTCGGGGGGAAACGGGGGCACCTGCCAGGCTTGGGAAGGACACACCAGCAAGGGGAGGCAAGTTGGCAGGCAGGTAAGGAGGGAGGCAACATGGGCAGAAAAGGATGTCAGGAGGCGAGGGGGTGAGGGACAAGGCTGAAGCTGAGGCTGCTGAGGAAGTGTGGCAATGCAGCCAAGGACTCCCtccagcagcaggtgcccagctGGCCACCCCAGGGCAGGAGCCAGCGAAGGGCTTGGCTGGCACCATGGGGAGGTAGAGTCTGGATCCAGGCTGTGCTGGAGAGCGGGCAGATGGGCCATTCCTCCCAGGTTCTCTGCTCGCCTTTTCTCTGCCAAGTTGCCATTGAGGAAAAGCGCTCTCTGCTGCCAGGAAGAGCCACCCGCCAGCGTGTCAGCAGGAACTCCAGTCAGAGGCAAGAGGAACCAACATTCAGGGAGCATGGATCGCAAGCTCCCCGAGACCAGTTCAGTAGGGACTGGCTGGCTTGAGCATTTTGCGGAACAGGAGAGTGGGGCTTCCAGAGGCGGCCATCACCCCCGAGTCTGAGCTGAGCGGCTGCTGAGTTAGGAGCCTGTCCTCTCACCACTACCAGCAGGGCCCCTCGTGCCCAGCTGTCAGAGATGCAGATTGCTCCCCaaccccctgctgctttccttggcgtATGAACTACTACTGGGCTCACGCATTCTCCGGCTTTCCAGCCTGCATCCTTTTGGACCTCCTGCAACCCACCAATGCCCTTACACTGGCTGGCTTCCAGACATTTCTGGAATCAATGCTTCTCCTGGCATTTCCTGCGCGACTCAATCTCCCAGCCCACTTCCGCCAACAAGTACTTTCTGAGCCCTTGCAGAGAGACCACAGTCCCTGACAAAATTAGTTCAAGTGTAATTTCTAAAGGCAGTGAAGAACACAACACGATAACTCGGGAGGATTGTGGTAGCCTAATAGGATGGAACTGTGCAAATCAGAAACGTGAAAAAAGCCACTGTCCACCAGTAGATGTCACTGTGGAGACACCAGAAGGAACCTGCAGTGTACCTTGGTCACAGGCTGTTTTGCAAacgaaattctttttttaataagtgaAGAATGCTTATGTTTTGTGGATAACTACAATTTTATCTGTTTTATAGCAcaatattttgcttcttttgtCAGGCTTTAAAGAAAATCTATACATGTAGATTTTAAGTCTATGGGAAGCAAAGTACCATGTAACCCCTGATTTCTTTGGGCTAATTTCTGCCTCAAGTAACTACAGGTTTCCGTGTGTGCCGAAGGAAGCAAGCTGCCAACGTTCTGAGGAAAAAATGCACCTGAATGAGTTTTCTCAGGATAAGAAAATAGGATTTAAAAATCTTGgtttggggcctggtgctgtggtagagcctctgtctgcagcaccggcatcccatgtgggcactggttcgagtcctggctgcttcagttccattccacacgggagactcagaaaaagctcctggcttcagatgggcccagataCAGCTGACgaaatatctctttctttctctgtctattcctctctcactctccttagctctgctttccaagtaaataaacttaaaaacaaacaaacaaaacccttggTTCACAAGCATAGAAAGAATAGAATGTGTCCAGGGTAGTCTTTGAAAGATACATGACGATGGCTTAATAATGTCTTGTTTTTCAGAAATCAGTACCTTAAAATACCTATAGCATCCCCTGGCATGtggggaaaataaaatattattaaattacAAATTAATCCTAGAAGAGGAATTCACACCAGTTTTTGTCCAAGGGACAGAGGGCACAGCATTTAATGCCTTCTCTCTCAGCCACCCGGAGGCTTGCTGGTGCCAAGGGGGAgcacctgtgcatgtgtgtggggtggtaTGAACAAAATCAATCAGCAAGAGAAAAACTTGAGGAGGGAACACCTGGGGACTCCGAGTGGCCTCAGGGATCGGGATGTCTAGGGCCACCACTGGCACTAAGGCACGACACAAACGTGTGCTGCCTTCAGCTCTTGGTGTGCTGTCTCCCCGTGGTCAGTGCATGCAGGCAAGGCAGGGACCCCCTTGCCCTGGCCGGTCACTCACTTGGGATATGGTAACAGTCTTTGCAGTTTTCTTTGACGCGTCCACTCCTCTGTGTGCAAGGGAAAtgtgttcctctttctcttcttcggGACTTGGGGAGTCGAAGATATCAGGGCTTGAAAGGGAAGACTGGATAAAGCcaaaagaaaatgatgttttGTCAGAATTAGACCTCAGTGGATGGTTGATGGTGCTGTGTGCCTTTAAGAGCACTGAGTGCTTCTTCTGTGGTCTCCTCGTCACCCCGTGAGGCGAGGCAACAGGAGCATGAGTGGCTCTTCACCCACGTCACGCGGCTGCTCAGCAGCAGGCCCAGGGTGAGGGGCGAGGCTCCCTGCACCAGGCTTCTGCCCACTGATGCCAAGCCACCTGCTCCACCACGCACACAGCCACCATCACCCTTTGCTGCTCGCTCCCTCTACCACGTGGCCAGCACTGGCTTACtgctgcaggctgtgggatgatGGGCCACACACGCTCCATGCTGTCAAGGGGCTGATGACAGTCCATGGGGAAATACACACAGCTCCATGGGAGCTGCCTCTCTTCTATCCCCTACTCATTCTTTTCCTTGGTCGTTCCTGGAAATCACTGTATCTGTTGCAAGTGTTATCAGGACTAGAGGCGCCCAGACCTGTGCCCCAGTGACCAGTGTCTCTGCAGTCTGCTGCCACAACAGCCTCTCATCTACTTTGGTACCTGCCACTCGGTCTCTGCCCTCATGACTGTTGACAGGCAATGCTCATTTTGGCTCTGTATTTGCTGACGTATGCTTACAGCATGGGGCATCTTTGGGGGAGACATGGAGAGACAAGATGACTGCCCTTTCTTCTTCATGAAGCAGATTATGGTGATGGTCACCAAGCTGGCTGGCTGGGGACCAACGTGCTAGAATTCATTTGGACACAAATGATCATTGGGTTAGATAGAAGCTCCCTGGTTTAGACAATGCCAATGAAACAAAGACTTCCTATAGCAAGGGATCTTTCAAAATGAAGAATGTGCCAGAGATATCTTGGGGTGAGTTCCCATTGATCCTCATCTCTATGCCTTCTATCCCTATGGTAGAAAAAGAGGTCAATTTATAATCACTATTTGGTATCATTATAGAAAAATTAGGGCCCcagtattatttatttctatttacctACTAAGACAGAAGCCTATTACATTGCAGagaattttaaagcaaattttccAACTTAGAGGCGTTAATCTTCCTTTCATCTGAAAATCCAATTACCTAGAATAACAGTCCTCCAACACTCTCCCAAGCTTTCTCATTAATCTGGGCTTAACTGCTTAACTGACATGTATGCCTGGATCATTTCGTCACTTTGAGATTGCATTCAAAGTCAGTTTCTTCCTGAACAACTGCCAATCAAAGCTTGCTCTTCCAGTCCTATAGACGCAAATAGCCTCAACGCGGGTGAAGGTCTCCAGTTGCGGGATCATGGCTAATACAGGTCCTCCATTATCTCTCCCACGGTGCCCTTTCAGGAGTATGTCCACTAATCCAAGCTCGCTATGAAAAACCCAAGATGCTAACTGGAAAGAGAGTAAGTAGGAATTCACTGTTCACATCCAAATGGCGAAGGATAGGAATGAGGGGGAAAGAGGATAGGAATCACACTTCTTTCAAGTGCCAGTGGATCCTGTTGTCTGATATCTACAACACaaccacttcccaaatgccaagcTTCTAGTCACTGCACCATAAGCTTCCTGTGGGCAGTGACTGATAAGAAGAGTGAGCTTATTTTTGCCAGCTGTGTCCTTGACATCTGGCCCTGTCTGAGCTCAGGGTAGACAGATACTTAGGaacatgagggtacttcagaaagttcatggaaaacaaaattgaaagaaatttATGTTGATACAAAAAACCTTTCTATGAAGCTTACACAGTTTTTTCATGGTATGCCTTTCCCATGAACACTTTGAAGACCTCATGTATTGGCTGGATGAATGTAGTCTACGAGCAGGGTGAGGATGGGATGTCCTTATCAGAGCCCCAAAATACTAACTCCCAGACAGGGGATGAATGAATCAAAGATGGAGTGGAGGGTGTAATTTGCATCTCCTTGTATTTAATTCTGGACCCACAAAGGAAGAACTTGGAAGGAAGACAAATGAAGGATTTATAGAGATAACATGGAAAGTCAGACTGAAAACTGAAACATAGAGATAAGAAGTGATTCAGCAGGTTGCGTGTGTGTGAGGCATGTGGGGGTGGGATATGGAGAGGTacgagggaaggaaggaagacggCAGTGACACAGAACTCCATGGAAGAGCAAATCAAGTCGATGTTAAGGTCTTTTTCTCAAAGTGGTGCTGATTTCACAcaacctggctttttttcacaCAAATGGGACCCACAGAGGAATGCTAACCAGGTGTCCAGATCCAGTCGCTATAAAAGAGGAGATTCCAAAGGAATTCTAGTCTCTTCCTTGCACATGATGACAACCTAGGTGGAATCAGTGAGGGAGAGCATCCTGGGAAACCTAGGAAGATGAACTCCTTGGTGAGTCTGGGTGGGAGTTAGAAAGGCCCAGGAGAAAGACAAGGCACTGTGATACGTAGACACAAAGACAGATAcctcaaaaaggtc is drawn from Ochotona princeps isolate mOchPri1 chromosome X, mOchPri1.hap1, whole genome shotgun sequence and contains these coding sequences:
- the SH3KBP1 gene encoding SH3 domain-containing kinase-binding protein 1 isoform X7, which codes for MAAGGGGPVPLSSAAAPSALSSSLGTAGHRANSPSLFGMEGKPKMEPVASSQAAVEELRTQVRELRSIIETMKDQQKREIKQLLSELDEEKKIRLRLEMEVNDIKKALQSK
- the SH3KBP1 gene encoding SH3 domain-containing kinase-binding protein 1 isoform X6, which gives rise to MSRGDGPKIDLVGSTLSGILDKDLSDRGNDIDLEGFDSVVSSTEKLSHPTTSRPKATGRRPPSQSLTSSSLSSPDIFDSPSPEEEKEEHISLAHRGVDASKKTAKTVTISQVSDNKASLPPKPGTMAAGGGGPVPLSSAAAPSALSSSLGTAGHRANSPSLFGMEGKPKMEPVASSQAAVEELRTQVRELRSIIETMKDQQKREIKQLLSELDEEKKIRLRLEMEVNDIKKALQSK